The following coding sequences lie in one Pseudomonas sp. SL4(2022) genomic window:
- the sixA gene encoding phosphohistidine phosphatase SixA gives MKLWLLRHGEAEPQARSDAERNLTAYGRQQVREAANYMLGQPLQAVLVSPYVRAQQTADLFCEALGFSGLRATVPWLTPESDLRQALRELGGVVLDELLLVTHQPLVGSLAGLLIHGHRQQPLPMNTASLALLEGDELLAGLMKLSLHKHPAYR, from the coding sequence GTGAAGCTTTGGTTGTTACGGCATGGTGAGGCTGAGCCGCAGGCCCGCAGCGATGCCGAACGCAATTTGACGGCCTATGGTCGGCAGCAGGTGCGTGAGGCTGCCAATTACATGCTGGGACAGCCGCTGCAGGCGGTATTGGTGAGCCCCTATGTACGAGCCCAGCAGACCGCCGATTTGTTTTGTGAGGCGCTGGGTTTCAGCGGACTACGGGCAACCGTGCCCTGGCTGACGCCGGAAAGCGATCTGCGCCAAGCTCTGCGTGAGTTGGGTGGCGTTGTCCTCGATGAGCTGCTGCTGGTGACCCATCAACCGCTGGTGGGGAGCCTGGCAGGGCTGTTGATCCACGGCCACCGCCAGCAACCGTTGCCAATGAACACCGCCAGCCTGGCGTTGCTGGAAGGCGATGAACTGCTGGCCGGATTAATGAAATTGTCGCTCCACAAGCACCCGGCATATCGCTGA